Part of the Prunus dulcis chromosome 8, ALMONDv2, whole genome shotgun sequence genome is shown below.
TTACCCACATTATCAATTAACACTACACACCCTCAACCATCCGGTCAACTGGCTTAGCTTCAGGGTCAACGGTATCtggaatttgaaaaataagcaTGGTGGTCTAATTCTTGGTAATTAATGGTTCAGAACTAAAGCTAATCTAAACCATCAgctattgaaataaaaatagtcCATTGTAGATATAACCATATATACCTCAGAACCTTAAGAGCACAACAGTAACTAGGAAAGGGAATCGCCacccacacacacaaacaacaGCACCAAAATTTTCTCACACATCCAGTCTTAAACATCTATTGAACAGCAGGCAATTCAAAACCAGATAAAGCTGTTGATATAACCTGAATAAACAAGGAATCAGGCTATACAACAGCCTTCATTACAACATGATTTTAACCATAATTACCATGTCTCTTTATTGCCTACAGCACTAGACTGCTCAGATTGTGACAATTGTCACAATCTCAGAGAGTTGGTCAAGTTGAAGATTACTTAGATATATTGTTAACAGAGAATACAAATAGTCATCTGTACTCTCTGTAAAGATTCATCTGAGCTTTTGATCAGTAAGATTGTCTTCTTCGTTCATATTCTTTCATGCTTAACATTTCTAAACAGTTCATTTCCTATGTCACAACAATAGGGCGTTCTACAAAACGACCAGGAACGTGATTGTTAGGGGCAAAAAGTAACATTGATCAGCAAGATAAAACAACAATCTAAATAAATAGTGCAATTCAATTCGTTCAAGTAAaacaagagaaaataaaaatagtgaacTTAAGCGTACCTGGTGATCGAAGATCTTTACCACCACCAAGAAAAAATCATTGTCCACTTCCCTAGTATCCTTCACCCCAACAACAACATCCTTCTTCATCTTGGACAACTTTGGATCATGACCCTCTTCAATCTCAGTCTCGAACCACCCTTCTTTAAACAATCTAATACACATATCACTCATCTGAAAAGCCTCAAAATGCACATCAGCACCGCCATCCTCATTCACCTCCAATTTAACCATGGCAGTCACCCACTCCTTCAAGCCACTCTCCGCGTGAAACTCCGAGGCCTGAAGAACCTCCCTATTCGACAAAGTATAGTCTTTTTTGTCCTGGCTCACCGTCTGGGTGAATATAAAACCGACCCGTCTCATTCCCAACCCCATTGCAATAGCCTCCACCGACTTTTCCTCATCTGGGTCTCTGAAAAACACCAAATTCGCCTCAGTCCCCTGTTGGGGAGGCTCGTATATGAAATCCACCTCCACCTTTCCCTCCTCCGACACCGTACCGTACATGAATCCACCGCGCTTCACCGCGAAAGCGAGCGTGTCGTTGACGTAATGCTGGAAGGCATTGGCGCAATCGCGATCAAAGGAGACGAGCTCACTGTGCGGGTTTTCTTGGCGGGTGACTTTCATCTGCTTGGCGATGAGGTCGTCCATGGTCATCTTGCGACCGAAAGAGCCTGCCGGGTGGAAGGTGGGGCCGGCGACGGTGCGCTCGCCGTCGTAGGCGAGGTAGACGATGGAGCCATGGGAGAGATTGAGGGCCGAGAGAGGAGTGTTGGGATTTGCCATGTCCGTGAATCGGGAGATGTCGTCATGGGTCTTCGCCAAGAGGAGGTTTTGGTTGGTGGAGATGTTCTGGTTCTGGAAAGGGATTCGGAGCTGAGTTTGGATTAGGGCTTTGAGTTGGGAGACAGTGGTGTGTTGTGGGTTATCTACAGTGACTCGTTCCAGACCGTCTCTGCTGCGAACTCTGAGCATCATCTTTGGGATTTGGCGAATTACTGTTGATTTTGgctgagagtgagagagaggtgatataataatattcaATAGTTGAAGGAAAGGTTTGGCTTTGTGGTTTTATTAATAGGGATTGAGAAGCCGGTGCTTGGAAGGGAATTGATAGTGAAAAATGATTCCAGAAGAGTGTGGATTtgggaaagaaaggaagaaagaaaagtcagGGAATTTACAAAAACTTGGGGAAGgggaaagaggaaaagaataaTA
Proteins encoded:
- the LOC117637950 gene encoding NPL4-like protein 2 — translated: MMLRVRSRDGLERVTVDNPQHTTVSQLKALIQTQLRIPFQNQNISTNQNLLLAKTHDDISRFTDMANPNTPLSALNLSHGSIVYLAYDGERTVAGPTFHPAGSFGRKMTMDDLIAKQMKVTRQENPHSELVSFDRDCANAFQHYVNDTLAFAVKRGGFMYGTVSEEGKVEVDFIYEPPQQGTEANLVFFRDPDEEKSVEAIAMGLGMRRVGFIFTQTVSQDKKDYTLSNREVLQASEFHAESGLKEWVTAMVKLEVNEDGGADVHFEAFQMSDMCIRLFKEGWFETEIEEGHDPKLSKMKKDVVVGVKDTREVDNDFFLVVVKIFDHQGPLSSSFPIENRNTPVTLKALKNHLDRAKSLPFVKRISDFHLMLLLARFLDVAADIPALAVCVHTESPIPEGYQLLIESMANAS